Proteins from a genomic interval of uncultured Desulfuromusa sp.:
- a CDS encoding DUF1232 domain-containing protein, translating into MKKIGTFLLGLLSFIYLLNPTAGFFELIPDNIPLIGNLDEAAAATLLMMCLRYFGYELPDLFNPKK; encoded by the coding sequence ATGAAAAAAATCGGAACTTTTCTTCTGGGATTGCTCTCTTTCATTTATCTTCTGAACCCAACAGCTGGTTTTTTTGAGCTCATTCCTGATAATATTCCACTCATCGGAAATCTTGATGAAGCTGCCGCAGCGACCCTCCTGATGATGTGTCTCCGCTATTTCGGTTATGAGTTACCTGATCTTTTCAATCCGAAGAAGTAA
- a CDS encoding aspartate aminotransferase family protein, with protein sequence MKQDTIFSKLSHVDAPQIKVAPPGPKSQEILKFQADNESSAISYAKGMPMAMAKGKGATIEDVDGNIYIDMFSGAGVMALGHSHPDVLKASHEAIEDITHTLDIPSPIRQRMVKSLKKVLPKELTRVFFGGPTGSDAVEQAIKLAKYNTGRYGVIAFEGAYHGMTGMALALTCDAHHRQGLGPLSPGVQFLPYPYEYRNPFGCPDEDVQIQAAENLERVLSDSHSGYMKPAAVILESVQGEGGTIIPAPIFLQRVREICTKHEIVMICDEIQAGLGRTGKMFAFEHAGIVPDIVTMSKALGGIGFPISAIAYREELNTWPTGLTIGTFRGNMIAFAAGSAALEWMQDNDVLEHSAGLGEKCMVKLKELEEKSPIVGQVRGLGMMLAIEMVKDKKTREPAGDFAKLVRKHAHLRGVMIEVGGHHGNVARLLPPLIITEDLAMKGIEIIAGVIKDIEDGKLA encoded by the coding sequence ATGAAACAGGATACGATTTTTTCAAAGCTATCACACGTAGACGCTCCGCAGATCAAGGTTGCTCCTCCAGGACCCAAGTCCCAGGAAATCCTTAAATTCCAAGCGGATAATGAGAGCTCTGCGATTTCATACGCTAAAGGCATGCCGATGGCGATGGCCAAAGGTAAAGGAGCCACTATCGAAGATGTTGATGGTAACATTTATATCGACATGTTTTCAGGTGCCGGAGTTATGGCTCTGGGACATAGCCATCCTGACGTCCTGAAAGCATCACATGAAGCCATAGAGGATATTACCCATACTCTCGACATTCCTTCACCCATTCGTCAGAGAATGGTGAAATCCCTGAAAAAAGTCCTGCCAAAAGAGCTGACACGAGTATTTTTTGGTGGCCCGACCGGTTCTGATGCGGTTGAACAAGCGATCAAACTTGCAAAATACAACACTGGCCGATACGGAGTTATTGCTTTTGAAGGTGCTTACCATGGCATGACAGGTATGGCTCTCGCCCTCACTTGCGACGCTCATCACCGCCAGGGGCTCGGTCCTCTATCACCAGGGGTCCAATTCCTCCCTTACCCATATGAGTACCGTAACCCCTTCGGCTGCCCTGATGAAGACGTGCAAATTCAGGCGGCTGAAAACCTGGAGCGCGTTCTTTCCGATTCCCACTCAGGGTACATGAAACCGGCTGCTGTAATCCTGGAGTCTGTCCAGGGAGAAGGGGGAACTATTATCCCTGCTCCGATTTTTCTCCAACGTGTTCGCGAAATCTGTACCAAGCATGAGATCGTCATGATCTGTGACGAAATTCAAGCCGGACTGGGTCGGACAGGAAAAATGTTTGCCTTTGAACACGCTGGTATTGTTCCGGATATCGTCACCATGAGTAAGGCTCTCGGTGGTATCGGCTTCCCGATTTCAGCAATCGCCTACCGCGAAGAACTGAACACCTGGCCTACCGGTCTGACCATTGGTACTTTCCGCGGCAATATGATTGCTTTTGCTGCCGGTAGCGCTGCTCTCGAATGGATGCAGGACAACGATGTCCTTGAGCATTCTGCCGGGCTTGGCGAAAAGTGCATGGTTAAACTCAAGGAACTGGAAGAAAAATCTCCGATTGTCGGTCAGGTTCGTGGGCTTGGCATGATGCTCGCCATCGAAATGGTCAAAGACAAGAAAACCCGCGAACCCGCCGGTGACTTTGCCAAACTGGTCCGCAAGCATGCTCACCTGCGTGGCGTCATGATTGAAGTCGGTGGTCATCACGGCAACGTGGCTCGCTTGCTTCCACCGTTGATCATCACTGAAGACCTGGCAATGAAAGGGATCGAAATTATTGCTGGAGTCATCAAGGATATCGAAGACGGAAAGCTTGCTTAA
- a CDS encoding aspartate/glutamate racemase family protein, whose product MGKQIYMLFHVNKQQTSYGEDIGILLLDTETPFIQGDVGNAKSYTYPVRYKVVKGLTVAAIFAHDTNLTAAIVDAAKELEREGVKAITGDCGFMALFQQQVKAAVTVPVFLSSLTQLPFISQILRDHYKIGIITANATALTSDLFTAVGFTDIEKLVIKGLDDTKYFYEAAIAEVGTLDSDRISEEVVAASKQLVEDKRIGAILLECSLLPVYGFAVHQATGLPIFDFLTMIDYVQSSIVKRTFPDSY is encoded by the coding sequence TTGGGGAAACAGATTTATATGCTCTTCCACGTTAATAAACAACAAACTTCCTATGGAGAAGATATCGGGATCCTGTTACTCGACACAGAGACACCCTTTATTCAGGGAGATGTTGGTAACGCAAAAAGCTATACTTACCCAGTGCGCTACAAAGTTGTCAAAGGGCTGACCGTAGCAGCAATTTTTGCCCATGATACCAACCTGACTGCGGCTATTGTTGATGCGGCAAAAGAGCTCGAACGTGAAGGGGTTAAAGCCATCACCGGCGATTGTGGATTCATGGCCCTGTTTCAGCAGCAGGTCAAAGCCGCGGTGACTGTTCCCGTATTTCTTAGTAGCTTGACCCAACTGCCTTTTATCTCTCAGATCCTGCGTGATCATTATAAAATTGGTATTATCACCGCAAATGCGACAGCACTGACATCAGATCTCTTCACAGCTGTTGGTTTTACCGATATTGAGAAACTGGTCATCAAAGGACTGGATGATACGAAATATTTCTATGAAGCAGCAATAGCTGAAGTTGGGACTCTCGACAGCGACAGGATCTCTGAAGAGGTGGTTGCCGCAAGCAAACAGTTGGTGGAAGATAAAAGGATTGGTGCCATTCTCCTTGAGTGCAGCCTGCTCCCGGTTTACGGCTTTGCTGTTCACCAAGCAACAGGACTACCGATTTTCGATTTTCTGACCATGATCGATTATGTTCAGTCGAGCATCGTCAAAAGAACCTTCCCCGATTCATATTGA
- a CDS encoding amidohydrolase encodes MQDILKRIDELYDELVALRRDFHMHPELGFEEQRTAGIVEQYLRDLGLSPIRMTKTGVVALIEGTQPGPVLMLRADMDALPITEENDIPYKSLNPGVMHACGHDAHTAMLLIAAKILVEKRDRIKGAIKLVFQPNEEIAGAIHMVNDGVLENPKVDAVMGQHIWSFMKSGTIAVTPGPIMSGLDTFKIRIIGKGGHTGAPEESIDPVLTAANVIQSVQMLQTREISELKSTVIMFGRIAGGFKGSVIPDEVELEGTIRFLYEGGADTVEQPTERFIRVVRGICETHRCQCEIAIEHENIPLINNAEMAEIALQAAEVVFPDKNSIQTNRSLASEDFSEFTARVPGVFIFLGTANPETDSCYAHHNNCFNIDEQTMKQGVAMHVVGAFKFLQANRTLSFLTN; translated from the coding sequence ATGCAGGATATTCTCAAACGGATTGACGAACTTTATGATGAACTGGTCGCCTTGCGGCGCGATTTTCATATGCATCCCGAACTTGGCTTTGAAGAGCAACGAACCGCCGGAATTGTAGAACAATACCTTCGCGACCTCGGTCTTTCTCCTATCCGCATGACAAAAACCGGTGTTGTTGCACTGATCGAAGGAACCCAACCAGGCCCTGTTTTGATGTTGCGTGCTGACATGGATGCTCTGCCCATTACAGAAGAAAATGATATCCCCTATAAATCGTTAAACCCTGGGGTCATGCATGCTTGTGGACATGATGCCCACACGGCAATGCTTCTTATTGCAGCAAAAATCCTGGTGGAAAAGCGTGACAGGATCAAAGGGGCGATCAAACTGGTCTTTCAACCCAATGAAGAAATTGCCGGCGCTATCCACATGGTCAACGATGGAGTCCTTGAAAACCCCAAAGTTGATGCTGTTATGGGACAGCACATCTGGTCATTCATGAAATCCGGAACGATCGCTGTTACACCAGGTCCAATCATGTCAGGACTCGATACTTTCAAAATCAGAATTATCGGCAAGGGTGGCCATACCGGGGCGCCGGAAGAGTCCATCGATCCGGTGTTGACTGCAGCCAATGTCATTCAGTCAGTACAAATGCTGCAAACGCGTGAGATCAGTGAACTCAAGTCGACAGTGATCATGTTTGGAAGGATTGCCGGTGGCTTCAAAGGAAGCGTGATTCCGGATGAAGTAGAACTGGAAGGAACTATCCGTTTTCTCTACGAAGGAGGTGCGGACACAGTAGAGCAACCAACTGAAAGGTTCATTCGTGTTGTTCGAGGAATCTGTGAAACACATCGTTGTCAATGTGAAATTGCCATCGAACATGAAAATATTCCTCTGATCAATAACGCAGAAATGGCTGAAATTGCTCTACAGGCGGCTGAAGTCGTCTTTCCTGATAAAAATTCAATCCAGACAAACCGCTCATTGGCCAGCGAGGACTTTTCGGAATTTACCGCTCGGGTTCCAGGCGTTTTTATCTTTCTCGGCACCGCCAACCCCGAAACAGATTCATGTTATGCTCATCACAACAATTGCTTTAACATTGATGAACAGACAATGAAGCAAGGCGTCGCCATGCATGTCGTAGGTGCGTTCAAGTTTCTACAGGCAAACCGGACATTGTCTTTTCTTACAAACTGA
- the queF gene encoding NADPH-dependent 7-cyano-7-deazaguanine reductase QueF (Catalyzes the NADPH-dependent reduction of 7-cyano-7-deazaguanine (preQ0) to 7-aminomethyl-7-deazaguanine (preQ1) in queuosine biosynthesis), protein MADLNLPLGKKTFYKAEYDPFLLCPFPRQIKRDVIGITETLPFSGYDIWNAFELSWLNLKGKPVVAMGEFHIPCESPNLIESKSFKLYLNSFNQTCFAGFEQVEGLMVKDLSRVCGAPVRVRLLDSDQFITEELQCLPGLCIDGLDIDVNEYSLNPSLLENAADPEYQIEEQLHSHLLKSNCLVTNQPDWGSVLIRYCGNKIDAEALLRYLISFRQHNEFHEQCVERIFVDLMRFCQPEKLTVYARYTRRGGLDINPFRSNFEVSIENLRLARQ, encoded by the coding sequence ATGGCCGACCTAAACCTGCCTTTAGGAAAGAAGACTTTCTATAAAGCCGAGTACGATCCTTTTCTGCTCTGCCCTTTTCCTCGTCAGATCAAGCGGGATGTCATTGGGATAACCGAGACCCTGCCTTTTTCAGGCTATGATATCTGGAACGCGTTTGAACTTTCCTGGCTTAACCTGAAAGGAAAACCGGTGGTTGCAATGGGGGAATTTCATATTCCTTGCGAATCGCCAAATCTGATTGAATCAAAATCATTCAAGCTCTATCTGAACTCTTTTAATCAAACCTGTTTTGCTGGATTTGAGCAGGTTGAAGGGCTGATGGTTAAAGATTTGTCCCGTGTCTGTGGCGCCCCGGTTCGCGTGCGTTTGCTCGATAGTGATCAATTTATAACAGAGGAGCTTCAATGTCTTCCGGGGCTTTGTATTGACGGATTGGATATTGATGTAAACGAATATTCTTTGAATCCCTCGTTGCTGGAAAATGCTGCTGACCCTGAATATCAGATAGAAGAGCAATTGCACAGTCATCTGTTGAAGAGCAATTGCCTGGTCACGAATCAACCTGACTGGGGGAGTGTTCTGATTCGTTATTGCGGCAACAAGATCGATGCAGAAGCCTTACTCCGTTATCTGATTTCGTTTCGCCAGCACAATGAATTTCATGAACAGTGTGTCGAACGGATTTTCGTGGATTTGATGCGCTTCTGTCAGCCTGAAAAGCTGACCGTCTATGCCCGTTATACCCGCAGAGGGGGGTTAGATATTAATCCTTTCCGCTCCAATTTTGAAGTGAGCATTGAGAATTTACGCCTGGCACGTCAATAG
- a CDS encoding rhodanese-like domain-containing protein: MRRKYQQIKSTQVPDLLKQGAAIVDVRRPEEWQLTGVVAGSELLTFFDSQGQSQPGKWLQQLNNLVSEDCPLVLICRTGHRTGLICEFLIEVTSRIDIYNVSDGILGWLGEGLPVARVNP; this comes from the coding sequence ATGAGAAGAAAATATCAACAGATCAAAAGTACACAGGTTCCTGATCTGTTAAAACAGGGCGCTGCTATTGTTGACGTCCGGCGTCCGGAAGAGTGGCAACTTACTGGAGTTGTGGCCGGGAGTGAGTTGCTGACATTTTTTGATTCGCAGGGACAGAGTCAACCGGGGAAATGGTTGCAACAGCTGAACAACCTGGTTTCCGAAGACTGCCCTTTGGTTCTTATTTGCCGCACAGGTCATCGTACCGGTCTGATTTGTGAATTTCTTATCGAGGTGACATCCCGTATCGATATTTATAATGTTTCAGATGGTATTTTGGGTTGGTTAGGTGAAGGATTGCCTGTTGCCAGGGTAAATCCTTGA
- a CDS encoding radical SAM protein, which produces MADVLLIQPPALIPSEPPLSLAVLSSALSQAGVSVDSLDANLGAYHYLLDHQRLTELAGDKPKTSVRRALKHNLDAMHFLCSPLGTTSFSRYSTAVRYLNLLLGLWTGDRGNERLTLGDYQYEGYSVFKPEDLNLFSSGNVRTLFRVYFQEELLPQIKDRQAKMVAISINYLHQAFPAFELAGLLRKSCPDLELVAGGGLITSWQEPLQKHEYKLSPFDRLVFGPGEASLVALAQGAAPVDYYLSDTSAIGFVPDFSFAEFDRYLTPKPIIPVSSSRGCYWQKCLFCPEATAPVHPYDSVQPLMFPDLLLQLSESCGSTIFHLTDNAIPVNILKGMAERKNDLKKITWFGFVRFEAALEDPDFVQQLSEAGCRMLQLGLESGSQVVLDRMRKGVRLEAAAKILKNLSDAGISSYVYIMLGTPGETEDDAEMTLNFLEEHAAKIGFLNISIMNLPRGSELLENPDLYGIDSSRLQGEDNSLGLYHEFQSATGWDRFAARKFLQQRLLGSAAIRNIVNRNPPLFSSNHALFFTSSD; this is translated from the coding sequence ATGGCTGATGTTCTGCTGATTCAACCCCCGGCTTTGATCCCCTCTGAGCCTCCTCTTTCTCTTGCGGTTCTCTCTTCGGCCTTGTCCCAGGCCGGTGTCAGCGTTGATTCTCTGGATGCCAATCTGGGCGCCTACCATTATCTTCTGGATCATCAGCGACTGACAGAGTTGGCTGGAGATAAGCCAAAAACCTCTGTACGCCGGGCGTTGAAACACAACCTGGACGCTATGCATTTCTTGTGCTCGCCACTCGGAACGACCTCATTCTCCCGTTACAGCACTGCGGTTCGCTATCTGAACCTATTGCTGGGTCTGTGGACTGGCGATCGCGGCAATGAACGGTTGACCCTCGGTGACTATCAATATGAGGGCTACTCCGTTTTTAAACCTGAAGACCTTAACCTTTTCAGCAGTGGCAATGTCCGAACCCTGTTCCGGGTTTACTTTCAGGAAGAATTATTACCTCAGATCAAAGACCGTCAGGCAAAGATGGTTGCGATCTCCATCAATTATCTTCATCAGGCTTTTCCGGCATTTGAGTTAGCGGGGTTGCTACGGAAGTCTTGTCCTGATTTAGAGTTGGTCGCAGGAGGAGGATTAATCACTTCGTGGCAGGAGCCGCTGCAAAAGCACGAATATAAGCTGTCTCCCTTTGACCGTCTGGTGTTCGGACCGGGGGAAGCCTCCCTCGTTGCATTGGCTCAAGGGGCTGCTCCCGTGGACTATTATTTGTCGGATACGTCAGCGATTGGCTTTGTCCCCGATTTTTCATTTGCTGAATTTGATCGTTATCTAACACCGAAGCCGATTATACCGGTCAGCTCTTCACGTGGCTGTTATTGGCAGAAATGCTTATTCTGTCCGGAGGCCACTGCGCCGGTGCATCCCTATGACAGTGTGCAGCCATTGATGTTTCCCGATTTGCTGTTGCAGCTATCCGAAAGTTGTGGATCAACAATCTTTCATCTGACCGATAATGCCATTCCTGTCAATATTCTTAAAGGGATGGCAGAGCGCAAAAACGACCTGAAAAAAATAACCTGGTTTGGATTTGTCAGGTTTGAAGCGGCGTTGGAAGATCCTGATTTTGTGCAACAATTGTCTGAGGCCGGGTGTCGAATGTTGCAGCTGGGACTCGAAAGTGGTTCGCAAGTTGTTCTTGACCGGATGAGAAAAGGGGTCAGGCTGGAAGCAGCTGCGAAGATTTTAAAAAATTTGTCGGATGCTGGAATCAGCAGTTACGTCTACATCATGCTTGGTACCCCGGGAGAAACTGAAGATGATGCTGAAATGACACTGAATTTTTTGGAGGAGCACGCGGCGAAAATCGGTTTTCTTAATATCTCGATCATGAATCTGCCCCGAGGTTCTGAACTCCTGGAAAATCCTGACCTGTACGGGATTGACAGTTCCCGACTTCAAGGTGAAGACAACTCACTTGGTCTCTATCACGAATTTCAATCAGCAACAGGCTGGGATCGTTTCGCTGCACGTAAATTTTTGCAGCAACGCTTACTGGGATCAGCAGCCATTCGTAACATAGTGAATCGCAATCCCCCTCTTTTTAGCTCTAACCACGCTTTATTTTTTACTTCTTCGGATTGA
- a CDS encoding IclR family transcriptional regulator encodes MAYKLSTTVLKAFQILEYVGANQPVQPSSIVKDLELNRTNVHRLLATLAEIGYVVKTSEGFSLTFKLLKLGRTIPLSKDLRNTAKPYMIDLINRVGENVYLCVRVEDMVFAIDDVKSSHRLTLNPDISYSFPIHSCASGKLFLSELSPSERLKYIETLQLEELGRNTITDKLKLHRQAEESKKAGYATDLFEFSDDILSIAAPIYNYEKKIIATIAISGPGTRLSEADMTAHIPELLAAARELSRCFGSGKSS; translated from the coding sequence ATGGCTTATAAGTTATCAACGACGGTTCTTAAGGCTTTTCAGATTCTTGAATATGTTGGCGCTAACCAACCGGTCCAACCTTCAAGCATCGTAAAAGACCTTGAGCTTAACCGCACAAACGTCCACAGGCTGTTGGCGACATTGGCTGAAATTGGCTACGTTGTTAAAACGTCCGAGGGATTCAGCCTGACATTCAAACTCCTGAAGCTGGGACGAACGATACCACTCAGCAAAGATCTCCGTAATACAGCTAAACCGTACATGATCGACCTGATTAACAGGGTCGGTGAAAATGTTTATCTTTGTGTCCGCGTGGAAGATATGGTGTTTGCGATAGATGATGTCAAATCATCTCATCGCCTCACATTAAATCCGGACATCAGTTATTCATTTCCAATTCATAGTTGTGCATCGGGGAAATTATTTCTCTCTGAGCTGTCACCATCGGAACGATTGAAATACATAGAAACGCTGCAACTCGAAGAATTGGGACGCAACACCATTACAGATAAATTAAAACTTCATCGACAAGCAGAGGAGTCTAAAAAAGCAGGATACGCAACAGATCTGTTTGAATTCAGTGATGATATCCTGAGTATCGCAGCACCGATTTACAACTATGAGAAAAAGATCATTGCAACCATCGCAATCTCAGGCCCAGGAACACGTTTATCAGAAGCAGACATGACCGCTCACATCCCGGAACTCCTGGCAGCGGCTCGAGAATTATCACGCTGCTTTGGCAGCGGTAAAAGCAGCTAG
- a CDS encoding aspartate-semialdehyde dehydrogenase: MNVNQLRSKEAYNLAIVGATGAVGETFLNILEQRDFPIKTLKLYASKRSTGKQVTFKGTTYTIEELTEDSFKDQDIDIALFSAGGAQSKKYAPHAVEAGAIVVDNSSAFRLDAEVPLVVPEVNPEDVAWHNGIISNPNCTTIIMLVALKPLYDYSRVKQVFVSTYQSASGAGAQAMEELKQQVRDWSAGKDISVNKFAHQLLYNVIPHIDTFQDNGYTGEEMKMFNETRKILHDEEIRVSATCVRIPVLYSHSESVTVVTDEPISPEKARELFENAAGLEVTDNPQGCEYPMPLVSQFQDNCYVGRIRKNIAAENTLNFWISGDQIRKGAALNAIQIAELLISNAQRTHAPLKSASGF, translated from the coding sequence ATGAACGTGAACCAATTAAGATCGAAGGAAGCATACAATCTCGCTATTGTCGGCGCAACTGGCGCTGTGGGTGAGACATTTCTCAACATCCTCGAGCAAAGAGACTTTCCAATCAAAACTCTTAAACTCTATGCATCCAAACGTTCTACGGGTAAACAGGTCACGTTCAAGGGCACCACGTACACCATCGAAGAGTTAACCGAAGATTCTTTTAAAGACCAGGATATCGACATTGCGCTGTTCTCGGCAGGAGGAGCACAGAGCAAAAAATATGCTCCTCACGCAGTTGAAGCAGGCGCCATTGTCGTTGATAACAGCTCTGCTTTCCGCCTTGATGCTGAAGTCCCTCTGGTTGTTCCAGAGGTCAACCCGGAAGATGTCGCATGGCATAACGGTATTATCTCGAATCCAAACTGCACAACCATCATTATGCTGGTTGCATTGAAGCCGCTCTATGACTACAGCCGTGTGAAGCAGGTTTTCGTCTCGACTTACCAGTCCGCTTCAGGAGCCGGAGCCCAGGCCATGGAAGAGCTGAAGCAGCAGGTCAGGGATTGGTCTGCGGGAAAAGATATTTCGGTCAACAAATTTGCTCATCAATTGCTCTACAACGTCATTCCCCACATTGATACTTTTCAGGACAATGGTTACACCGGGGAAGAGATGAAGATGTTCAATGAGACCAGAAAAATTCTCCACGACGAAGAGATCCGCGTCTCAGCAACGTGCGTCAGAATTCCAGTTCTCTATTCCCACTCGGAGTCTGTCACTGTCGTCACGGATGAGCCTATTTCTCCTGAAAAAGCACGTGAGCTTTTCGAAAACGCAGCAGGCCTGGAAGTCACTGACAATCCACAGGGCTGTGAATATCCGATGCCATTGGTATCTCAGTTCCAGGATAACTGCTACGTCGGTCGTATTCGCAAAAATATCGCAGCAGAAAATACACTGAATTTCTGGATTTCCGGAGACCAGATCCGCAAGGGAGCAGCCTTGAATGCAATCCAGATCGCAGAGCTGTTGATCAGCAATGCACAAAGAACTCACGCACCGCTGAAAAGTGCCAGTGGTTTCTGA
- a CDS encoding aspartate-semialdehyde dehydrogenase, whose product MAKKDLYNVAVVGAMGVVGREMMATLERRKFPIAEFRPLDIAAHEGKTVEFNGKKCTVKAANFDNFKDIDIAIFSAGGDASLALTPKAVKQGAVVIDNSSVWRMDPDCPLVVPEVNPEDVDWHNGIIANPNCSTIQMVVALKPLHDFAKVRRVIVSTYQAVSGSGKAALDGLDAEIKEYVKYGKVKTVHAYGKQIAMNCLPHIDVFQEAGYTKEELKMVNETKKIMKDESVNVTATCVRIPVIYGHSESINVETEKKISADKARELFAAAEGLLVVDNPAEVEYPVPCDSDNEDLTMVGRIREDNTKDNALNMWVVSNNIRKGAALNAVQIAETLLERGIV is encoded by the coding sequence ATGGCTAAAAAAGACCTTTATAATGTAGCAGTCGTAGGTGCAATGGGAGTTGTCGGCCGTGAAATGATGGCCACTCTTGAGCGTCGCAAGTTCCCGATCGCCGAGTTTCGTCCCCTCGACATTGCTGCCCACGAAGGTAAAACAGTCGAATTTAACGGCAAGAAATGCACCGTTAAGGCTGCTAATTTTGATAATTTCAAAGATATCGACATCGCAATTTTTTCCGCCGGTGGAGATGCCAGCCTGGCCCTGACACCCAAGGCTGTCAAACAGGGAGCGGTTGTTATCGACAACAGTTCTGTCTGGCGAATGGACCCCGATTGCCCTCTGGTTGTTCCGGAAGTTAATCCCGAAGATGTTGACTGGCATAATGGCATTATCGCCAACCCGAACTGCTCAACCATTCAAATGGTTGTCGCATTGAAACCATTGCATGACTTTGCCAAGGTCAGACGTGTGATCGTATCAACCTATCAGGCAGTTTCCGGCTCAGGAAAAGCCGCACTGGATGGTCTGGATGCTGAAATTAAGGAATATGTGAAGTATGGCAAAGTGAAAACAGTCCATGCCTATGGCAAGCAGATTGCCATGAACTGTCTGCCCCATATTGATGTTTTCCAGGAAGCAGGATACACCAAAGAAGAGCTGAAAATGGTCAACGAGACCAAAAAAATCATGAAAGACGAATCCGTTAATGTCACCGCAACTTGCGTCCGCATCCCGGTCATCTACGGGCATTCTGAATCAATCAACGTTGAGACTGAGAAAAAAATCTCCGCAGACAAGGCACGTGAACTGTTTGCTGCCGCTGAAGGCTTGCTCGTCGTTGACAACCCTGCCGAGGTGGAATATCCGGTTCCTTGTGATTCTGACAATGAAGACCTCACCATGGTCGGTCGCATCCGTGAGGACAACACCAAGGATAACGCCCTGAACATGTGGGTTGTTTCAAACAATATTCGTAAAGGCGCCGCACTAAATGCTGTACAGATCGCTGAAACATTGTTAGAAAGAGGTATCGTTTAA
- a CDS encoding universal stress protein, producing the protein MLPYYKKILIPCDLTPNSEYAFKHAVMLARHNDAKIYLLHILPQVDSSMRGYISSILGEDKLEDLERSNMQKAKDELKHELEDFAKKELANFPEDLARFSGADVKIGHPVIKILETANLLDVDLIVMGSHGKGVIEHAFLGSVAEKVLKKSTRPVFVIPLPQ; encoded by the coding sequence ATGCTGCCATATTATAAAAAAATTCTTATTCCCTGCGACCTGACCCCAAATTCTGAATATGCTTTTAAACACGCTGTCATGCTCGCCCGGCACAATGATGCAAAAATTTATCTGCTCCACATCCTCCCCCAGGTTGATTCATCCATGCGTGGCTACATCTCTTCTATTCTGGGCGAGGACAAGTTGGAAGACCTTGAGCGGAGTAATATGCAAAAAGCCAAAGATGAATTGAAACATGAACTGGAAGATTTTGCAAAAAAAGAGCTCGCCAACTTTCCTGAAGACCTCGCCCGCTTTTCCGGGGCAGACGTTAAAATTGGTCACCCTGTCATTAAAATTCTCGAAACTGCAAACCTTCTTGATGTCGATTTAATTGTCATGGGAAGCCACGGTAAAGGGGTTATTGAGCATGCATTCCTTGGCAGTGTCGCCGAAAAAGTCCTAAAAAAATCGACCCGGCCGGTCTTTGTTATCCCATTGCCGCAATAA